From one Rhopalosiphum padi isolate XX-2018 chromosome 2, ASM2088224v1, whole genome shotgun sequence genomic stretch:
- the LOC132922048 gene encoding fanconi-associated nuclease 1-like, with the protein MDSPFKTPSKRSMSQRLPSSGSSSPFTPKRSRIKRISSEGYDSVSRILAFDESNSCSPTRRKLDFLSFSQNSLLHNENERIQCEQTTPVKIEQSNFEKKILLSPSIKVNPKRFNISEQDKNTIKSSSSKRSGSTPSKKLKLLNVIAGCKKITSFFKPIQERPDSIKKDVGNHFSPAKHKIKEENMDSTIENCIKSDKQIDSPNKNDNINNIQVPTPKIFSVSSTYINEQKTSPRKKVMKSPLSNKTKMKDVAGQVTPSKIGSINNSPITSPRILEYLDNKVDISGGDTYSRFIKSIVLRAEIFCFGKEDIMKKIESATNDELKIYGRLIARKHGWIRSNGPDGLQKYKELNLCDNFDSVLESLATKQLINTDVTSCELNILLNILKTQELRELQKTFNIKLSSSKIQTKPEMIKSFINLVKNQRTFCGNSTSNLKERVKNIIGYCLKLSDTSRNDIMSCLIYESYPYFSGEEKDRFRDCFTKFSMVEKKLLKFPTFEAKRVSINFSSKDSFEMYRIALNLRHEVQLLIEQKDHENAILVLCIIFENFKSAVCDESIIESLSNIPTYLRKYSAISVYAHTLFKNITILKKCTSNVNLAKEVLEFLLKHKEFSMSKKAHLHIELAKVFELQYKQLDLAANVILDGLKDDNITELDRQILSKRAVMYANRKVRKLDNELKNELLSVASKPGKEPPSTTISGKIISVKEKGSSGRKQVYSKMTENGDCHYMSVEELALSHYKSQGFLNGLHDEGQLIKSMFLLCFWEIIYSSYTPHVLFISPYQDCPLDWRTRHFYKIREEQIKNRMAELKKMNVVQICDILKNYCDEYCDTQSVVNWKYMNVDNLPLCQTLLECVGIEVFLAIGDQILKDGRIYLHGMPDLVVWDVSKHKCMFVEVKGPNDKLSEKQYSWLLKLMEFGANVEVCHVVGNGGKNNNC; encoded by the exons atggATTCTCCGTTTAAAACTCCATCAAAGAGGTCCATGTCTCAAAGATTACCATCCAGTGGTTCATCTTCACCATTTACGCCAAAAAGAAGTAGAATCAAAAGGATAAGTAGTGAAGGATATGATTCTGTTTCCCGGATTTTGGCATTTGATGAATCCAATAGCTGTTCGCCTACTAGAAGGAAACtagattttttatcatttagtcAAAATTCATTGCTACATAATGAAAATGAACGTATTCAATGTGAACAGACTACGCCTGTTAAGATTGAacaatcaaattttgaaaaaaaaatattattatctcctAGTATTAAAGTTAATCCtaaaagatttaatatttctgaacaagataaaaatactattaaatcatCTTCAAGTAAAAGAAGTGGTTCAACACcatccaaaaaattaaaactattaaatgtaattgcaggctgtaaaaaaataacttcttTTTTCAAACCTATACAAGAAAGACCAGATTCTATTAAAAAAGATGTTGGTAATCATTTTTCCCCAGCTAAGCATAAAATCAAAGAAGAAAATATGGATTCTactattgaaaattgtattaaatctgATAAACAAATTGATTCcccaaataaaaatgataatattaataacattcaaGTTCCAAcaccaaaaatatttagtgttaGTTCAACCTATATAAATGAGCAAAAAACGAGTCCAAGAAAAAAAGTTATGAAGAGTCCactttcaaataaaacaaaaatgaaagaTGTTGCAGGACAAGTGACGCCAAGCAAAATCggaagtataaataatagtccTATAACAAGTCCAAGAATTTTGGAGTATTTAGATAACAAAGTTGATATTTCTGGTGGTGATACATACAGCAGGTTTATTAAGTCAATTGTTCTTAGAGCTGAAATCTTTTGTTTTGGTAAAGAAgacataatgaaaaaaattgaaagtgcTACTAATGatgaacttaaaatttatgGAAGATTGATAGCTAGAAAACATGGATGGATTCGTTCAAATGGACCTGATGGACTTCAAAAGTATAAAGAATTAAATCTATGTGATAATTTTGATAGTGTTTTAGAATCTTTAGCTaccaaacaattaataaatacag ATGTTACTTCTTGTGAACTTAATATcctattaaatattctaaaaacccAAGAACTTAGAGAATTACAGAAgacattcaatattaaattaagttctAGCAAAATTCAAACTAAACCTGAaatgataaaatcatttattaaccTTGTAAAAAATCAAAGAACATTTTGTGGAAATTCAACCAGTAATTTAAAAGAACG tgtcaaaaatataataggctACTGTTTGAAACTATCAGATACATCAAGAAATGATATAATGAGCTGCTTAATCTATGAATCATACCCTTATTTCAGTGGAGAAGAAAAAGACAGGTTTCGTGattgttttaccaaattttctatggttgaaaaaaaattactaaaatttccTACATTTGAAGCAAAACGAGTTTCAATTAATTTCAGTTCAAAAGATAGCTTTGAAAT GTACAGAATTGCTTTGAATCTTCGCCATGAAGTTCAGTTACTTATAGAGCAAAAAGATCACGAAAATGCAATTTtagtattgtgtattatatttgaaaattttaagtcaGCTGTATGTGATGAATCTATTat AGAATCTCTatcaaatatacctacctatttacgAAAATACTCTGCAATATCTGTGTATGCCCATacattgttcaaaaatataacaatattaaaaaaatgtaccagTAATGTAAACTTGGCCAAAGAAGTgttggaatttttattaaaacataaggAATTTTCAATGTCAAAAAAAGCTCATTTACATATTGAATTAGCcaaagtttttgaattacaatacaAACAATTAGATCTT GCAGCAAACGTAATACTTGATGGCCTCAAGGATGATAATATAACTGAATTAGATCgtcaaattttatcaaaaagagCAGTGATGTATGCAAATCGTAAAGTCAGGAAGTTGGATAATGAGTTAAAAAATGAACTGTTGAGTGTTGCTTCAAAACCAGGAAAAGAACCACCTAGTACAACAATAAGTGGAAAAATAATTTCTGTTAAAGAAAA aGGTTCATCTGGCCGTAAGCAAGTTTATTCAAAGATGACTGAGAATGGAGACTGTCATTACATGTCTGTTGAAGAACTAGCCTTATCACACTATAAAAGTCAAGGATTTTTGAAtg GATTGCATGATGAGGGTCAGCTTATAAAGTCAATGTTCTTACTGTGTTTTTgggaaataatatatagtagttacACACCACATGTTCTATTTATTAGCCCGTATCAAGATTGCCCTTTGGATTGGAGAACTCGtcatttctataaaattagAGAAGaacaaattaaa aaCCGAATGgcagaattgaaaaaaatgaatgttgTTCAAATAtgtgatattttgaaaaattattgtgatGAATACTGTGATACTCAATCTGTTGTAAATtggaaatatatgaatgttgaCAACTTACCTCTATGCCAG ACGTTATTAGAGTGTGTTGGAATAGAAGTGTTCCTTGCAATTGGCGATCAAATATTGAAAGATGGCCGAATTTATTTGCATGGCATGCCAGACCTTGTTGTCTGGGATGTTTCTAagcataaa tgCATGTTTGTTGAAGTAAAAGGGccaaatgataaattatcagAAAAACAATACTCTTGGCTACTTAAACTTATGGAGTTTGGTGCTAATGTTGAAGTCTGTCATGTTGTTG gaaatggaggaaaaaataataactgttaa